One Monomorium pharaonis isolate MP-MQ-018 chromosome 4, ASM1337386v2, whole genome shotgun sequence DNA segment encodes these proteins:
- the LOC118645304 gene encoding uncharacterized protein LOC118645304 isoform X2, whose translation MNFPEKYNLPAETLNNPAKLAEYLCMQGIQKEVTEILERECVDGTAFLSLTENDLKELQIKIGPRKRILNLINIANPGFIIINNTFEKDSEIIQQVSNIDVIPAENTEVEASTSNCKLPNDAFANREKHSVQKCNNQGSRLNVRDWVKAHDAKQTRKSSLLRTLDTGIVDNTARQELIRIVCAEIVKISNDMYPSSDLKTELAKEIVTAFPKLRSSQSTEGYEHFFDKKTNSGFIQYRLKTMRVGLSPSNKKRSKTSPSNRVENAMKRQKKDINEIYLDEDMLNIKISELVLKMPTEQNKQIITMLMDETRPNRQQKIRDSKCTVADILKEYPRFKDYHGELIHREFISMFPGKDKLLKKFPEFYASRILQFCSIYKPNLLEKIADLDNDNLKALVLLPELLPTPNYMKKKLSEKENLKPTKKKLKSAVCNFASKEIPNTNLLRFIHTSEDLLSYNTDKIEQKKSKNVQPFLICNMIGQKKKGNFFIQTDGHLISVSDDPMTAFDILVKFHYCFDIHFASDLINFYDFVTGCIMNLNEPRACCTALHTSLNNIDNLLTPTQTVDDSDEDISYASNNDEKGSSSDN comes from the exons gaaactttaaataatccTGCTAAACTAGCAGAATATTTATGCATGCAAGGGATACAAAAAGAGGTGACAGAAATATTAGAGC gAGAATGTGTTGATGGTACAGCATTCCTATCATTGACggaaaatgatttaaaagaattacaaataaagataGGCCCAAGAAAGAGGATTTTAAACTTGATAAATATAGCAAATCCA ggctttattattattaataatacatttgagAAAGATAGTGAAATAATACAGCAAGTTTCCAACATTGATGTAATACCAGCAGAAAATACCGAAGTAGAAGCTTCAACAAGTAATTGCAAACTTCCAAATGATGCATTTGCTAATAGAGAGAAACATAGTGTTCAGaag TGCAATAATCAAGGAAGTAGATTAAATGTTCGCGATTGGGTAAAAGCACATGATGCGAAACAAACAAGAAAATCTTCTCTGTTACGTACGCTAGATACTGGCATAGTAGACAATACAGCTCGTCAAGAGTTAATAAGAATAGTTTGCGCAGAAATCGTCAAGATCAGTAATGACAT GTATCCATCCAGCGATTTAAAAACTGAATTGGCTAAAGAAATAGTAACAGCATTTCCAAAACTACGATCGTCGCAATCGACAGAAGGATAT GAGcatttttttgacaaaaagaCCAACAGCGGCTTTATTCAATATCGATTGAAAACTATGAGAGTAGGATTAAGTCcttcgaataaaaaaagatcaaagACTTCGCCATCGAACCGAGTAGAAAATGCTATGAAAAGGCAAAAAAAggatataaatgaaatatatcttGATGAAGATATGCTTAATATAAAg ATTTCGGAGCTTGTATTAAAAATGCCAACtgaacaaaataaacaaattatcacTATGTTAATGGACGAAACAAGACCTAACAGGCAACAAAAAATTAGAGATTCTAAGTGCACAGTAGCGGATATTTTAAAGGAATATCCCAGATTTAAAGATTATCATGGTGAATTG atacacagggaatttatttcaatgttcCCCGGGAAAgataaattgttgaaaaaatttccaGAATTTTACGCGTCTAGAATTTTGCAGTTCTGTTCTATATATAAACCCAATTTATTGGAGAAAATTGCAGATTTGGATAAtg ataatttaaaagctCTTGTTCTTCTGCCCGAATTATTACCAACAccaaattatatgaaaaaaaaattatct gagaaagagaatttaaaacctacaaaaaaaaaattaaaatcggcTGTATGTAATTTTGCAAGTAAAGAAATCCCAAATACAAATTTACTGCGGTTCATTCAT ACATCAGAAGATTTATTGTCTTATAATACAGACAAgatagaacaaaaaaaatcaaaaaacgTACAGCcctttttaatatgtaacatgattggtcaaaaaaaaaaaggaaatttttttattcagacgGATGGACACTTAATTTCAGTGAGCGATGATCCAATGACAGCATTTGATATTCTTGTCAAATTTCATTATTGTTTTGACATTCATTTTGCatctgatttaattaatttttatgacttCGTAACCGGGTGCATTATGAACTTAAATGAACCACGTGCTTGTTGCACAGCGTTACACAcaagtttaaataatattgataatcttTTAACACCAACGCAAACTGTTGATGATAGCGATGAGGATATaag ttatGCATCAAACAATGATGAAAAAGGCTCGTCATCagacaattaa
- the LOC118645304 gene encoding uncharacterized protein LOC118645304 isoform X1 codes for MDKLICFKCKKAFHGIKNFSTHFRRNHALLLTKYKASGFFCKQDNCTRHFLRYNSFIRHIKKCHIVNPICSPLSVSNETINQTENEFSMEVEVAPDIETRDECIDLSGIKNNVENLKLKHDISSCAAKMISTLRTSSSITGAALKEVMTAIKIFVSNIFDFVQDEVTDFCTSQDIDVKSSTVETLLNKFKCNDLFKNMDTLPGQIEVLKRNYKYIQPREIPLGYRIDQRFNRCKQEWEQKQVYETMQYVSIIETLQLIMSHNDVREYINSETISDHDWLINFRDGQSFQTHEYFRKYPNALRIQLYYDDIVINNPLGSRVQPHKIGAFYFVVQNLPQYFNSSLGAIHVLALCHTADIDKYGMAAVLRPFLQDMKVLESDNGVVTMFNGVEWTLRATLAAVCTDGLAAHQLFGLLNPAALHFCRLCMINRNDFKNNTNLPAAARTKELHNNQVQNIMEKINLKDVENAMKQSGVKENSALHLLRYFHFTQNFVFDPMHDIFEGIAPMELKLVLNHFITHDEYNLKLDTFNNRIHLFKYGFPEQKNKPSANFSIASLSNLKDHKISQTAVQTWCLMRVFPFIVSDKVPEDDEYLRLIILLNRITEIVFSPKLKLSILPYLSELIIEHDNLFRKLFPDVNPINKHHHLSHYCDCIRNSGPLRWLHCLRFEAKHRLLKKYGAICCNYKNITKTMINICQISQCATWGTDKSLLKSNKFEYSKREYVKVAHALSRIELNKLELENDNYIFKLNRIIVHEIEYRNGLFVAIDSGVETDNGDILFGRIKEIILNNDKVYLWCEIWQTLWLQESLNAYCVCESSVDYKLINTDDLPDSKPFSLWLDYKTNFCYIVLRHMIL; via the coding sequence ATGGATAAacttatatgttttaaatgtaaGAAAGCGTTTCatggaattaaaaatttttcaactcatTTTCGCCGGAATCATGCGTTACtattaactaaatataaagcatcgggatttttttgtaaacaagATAATTGCACCAGACATTTTCTGAGATACAATTCCTTTATacgacatataaaaaaatgccaTATTGTAAATCCGATTTGTTCTCCATTGTCTGTTTCTAATGAAACCATAAACCAGACTGAAAATGAATTTTCCATGGAAGTGGAAGTGGCTCCAGATATTGAAACTCGTGATGAATGTATAGATTTATCAGGAATCAAAAATAacgttgaaaatttaaaattaaaacacgaCATATCTTCCTGTGCAGCTAAAATGATATCTACTTTAAGAACTTCTTCTTCCATTACTGGTGCAGCTTTAAAAGAAGTTATGacagcaattaaaatttttgtttctaatattttCGATTTTGTACAAGACGAAGtaacagatttttgtacatcCCAAGATATTGATGTAAAAAGTTCTACAGTTGAAAcgttgttaaataaattcaaatgtaatgatttatttaaaaatatggatACCTTGCCAGGTCAGATTGAAGTATTAAAAAGGAATTACAAGTATATTCAACCACGTGAAATACCGTTAGGATATAGAATAGATCAGCGATTTAATAGATGTAAACAAGAGTGGGAACAAAAACAAGTTTATGAAACTATGCAATATGTATCAATAATCGAAACGTTGCAATTAATTATGTCTCATAATGATGTAcgtgaatatattaattcagaGACAATTTCTGATCATGActggttaattaattttagagatGGCCAAAGTTTTCAAACGCATGAATATTTTCGTAAATACCCTAACGCGCTTagaattcaattatattacgaTGATATTGTCATTAATAATCCTCTTGGTTCAAGAGTTCAACCACACAAAATAGgagcattttattttgttgtacaAAATTTACCACAATACTTTAATTCATCATTAGGTGCAATACACGTACTTGCCTTATGTCATACTGCTGATATTGACAAGTACGGTATGGCAGCAGTTTTAAGACCATTTTTGCAAGATATGAAAGTTCTGGAAAGTGATAATGGCGTTGTCACAATGTTTAACGGAGTAGAGTGGACCCTTCGAGCTACTCTTGCTGCTGTATGCACTGATGGACTAGCAGCGCACCAATTATTTGGACTTCTTAATCCAGCAGCTCTACATTTCTGCAGATTGTGCATGATAAACcgcaatgattttaaaaataatacaaacctGCCTGCAGCAGCTCGCACAAAAGAATTGCACAATAATcaagtacaaaatataatggaaaaaataaatttaaaagatgtaGAAAATGCGATGAAACAATCCGGAGTTAAAGAAAATAGTGCCCTACATTTGTTGCGTTACTTCCactttacacaaaattttgtatttgatCCTATGCACGATATTTTTGAAGGCATAGCTCCAATGGAATTGAAACTGGTTTTAAATCATTTCATTACACatgatgaatataatttgaaactgGACACATTTAACAATAGAATTCATCTATTTAAGTATGGTTTTccagaacaaaaaaataaaccatctgcaaatttttcaatagcATCTTTAAGTAATTTGAAAGACCATAAAATCTCGCAAACAGCCGTTCAAACATGGTGTTTGATGAGAGTATTTCCATTCATTGTGTCCGATAAAGTGCCAGAAGATGATGAATATTTGAGactaataatacttttaaatagaattacaGAAATAGTATTTTCCCctaaattaaagttatcaaTATTGCCATATTTATCTGAATTGATTATCGAACATGACAATctatttagaaaattgtttCCAGATGTTAACCCAATTAATAAGCACCATCATCTAAGTCACTATTGCGATTGCATTCGTAATTCAGGGCCTCTACGTTGGTTACACTGTCTTCGTTTCGAAGCAAAACAtcggttattaaaaaaatatggtgCAATAtgttgcaattataaaaatattactaaaacaaTGATTAACATATGTCAAATTTCGCAATGTGCAACTTGGGGAACTGATAAAAGCTTGTTGAAGAGTAATAAGTTTGAATATTCGAAACGCGAATATGTGAAAGTTGCTCATGCTCTTAGTAGAATTGAACTTAATAAACTCGAATTAGAAAATGAtaactacatttttaaattaaacagaaTTATAGTACATGAAATTGAATATCGTAATGGACTATTTGTTGCCATTGATAGCGGTGTTGAAACAGACAAtggagatattttatttggtcGAATTAAGGAAATAATACTGAATAATGATAAAGTTTACTTGTGGTGTGAAATATGGCAAACATTATGGTTGCAAGAATCTTTAAATGCTTATTGTGTTTGTGAAAGTTCTGTAGATTATAAATTGATCAATACTGACGATCTGCCAGATTCGAAACCATTTTCTTTGTGGTTAGATTATAAAACAAACTTTTGTTACATAGTTCTCCGtcatatgattttataa